One Vanessa cardui chromosome 4, ilVanCard2.1, whole genome shotgun sequence genomic window carries:
- the LOC124544327 gene encoding double-strand break repair protein MRE11, which translates to MVQNDNNSWSPDDTIRVLIASDIHLGYLENDAVRGEDSFIAFEETLSLAVEYDVDLILLGGDLFDHAKPSPSCMFKCTQIIRKYCFGDKPINIEVLSDQLENFSRIVNYEDPNLNVSYPILSIHGNHDDPVGHGSVSSLDILSITGLVNYFGKWTDYTQVRISPVLLQKGETKLSLYGLSHLKDQRLARLFAEKKVTFELIEDGNEWFNILVLHQNRADRGPSNYISENVLPTFLDLVVWGHEHDSQVFATKDVKRENESFFVIQPGSTVATSLAAGEALPKHCVLLQLHKKEYILTPLPLKTVRPFIFKTIVLSEENLGDEGVNENEKVQNFLKEKVHEAITEADAIRSGDPKQPALPLIRLSVFYEHDGQDFNRVRFGQNFNGLVANPNDVLIMKREKKIRERKDLGQNNAEEVDIGGVAAEATDVESLLRAYFEAQPQDRRLSVLSVRAVTEAVRDFTLKRDDDIFRRVLDAHRKHCVDFLLESNAETPEEVSDRMKLCKESLDAADADLLKTLISTASKKVEVATKQSSLAKHESIVVSSDEEAPAGRGRGRGARGGRGRGRGRGQARTASPPTPAPVQERRTPRRAAAQKSSSKLQSLIAERSFRRRRESSDIEISD; encoded by the coding sequence ATGGTGCAAAATGATAATAACTCTTGGTCGCCAGACGACACCATAAGAGTTTTAATAGCTTCAGATATACATTTAGGTTATCTTGAAAATGATGCTGTACGTGGAGAAGACAGCTTTATCGCCTTTGAAGAAACACTTTCTCTGGCCGTTGAATATGATGTAgacttaattttgcttggtgGAGATCTTTTCGACCACGCAAAGCCGTCCCCTAGTTGTATGTTCAAATGTACCCAGATTATTCGCAAGTATTGTTTTGGTGACAAACCTATCAATATCGAAGTGTTATCTGATCAGCTAGAAAATTTCTCACGAATTGTTAACTATGAAGATCCAAATCTTAATGTTTCATACCCCATTCTTTCTATTCATGGAAATCACGATGATCCAGTTGGACACGGCAGTGTTAGTTCTTTAGACATTTTATCAATTACTGGCCTTGTTAACTACTTTGGGAAATGGACTGACTATACTCAAGTCCGAATTTCACCAGTACTCCTACAGAAGGGTGAAACAAAGTTATCATTGTATGGATTGAGTCATTTAAAAGATCAGAGACTTGCTAGACTTTTTGCAGAAAAGAAAGTAACATTTGAACTCATAGAAGACGGTAATGAATGGTTTAATATCTTGGTGTTACATCAGAATAGGGCAGACCGAGGGCCCAGCAATTATATATCAGAAAATGTCTTACCCACTTTTTTGGATCTAGTTGTATGGGGCCATGAACATGACAGTCAAGTTTTTGCTACAAAAGATGTAAAAAGAGAAAATGAAAGTTTCTTCGTTATCCAACCGGGAAGCACAGTGGCTACTTCATTGGCAGCTGGAGAAGCCCTACCCAAGCATTGTGTATTATTGCAACTACATAagaaagaatatatattaacacCCCTTCCACTAAAAACTGTGCGCCCATTCATATTTAAGACCATAGTCCTTTCTGAGGAGAATCTCGGAGATGAGGgtgtaaatgaaaatgaaaaagtaCAAAATTTTTTAAAGGAGAAAGTTCATGAAGCAATTACTGAAGCTGATGCAATTCGAAGTGGTGACCCAAAACAACCTGCTTTACCACTTATTAGGCTGAGTGTTTTCTATGAACATGATGGACAAGATTTTAATCGTGTTAGATTTGGTCAAAATTTCAATGGCCTTGTTGCAAATCCAAATGATGTTCTCATTatgaaaagagaaaaaaaaattcgtgAAAGAAAAGATTTGGGCCAAAATAATGCAGAAGAAGTTGATATAGGTGGGGTGGCTGCTGAAGCGACTGATGTAGAATCATTGCTTCGTGCTTATTTCGAGGCGCAACCGCAAGATCGGCGACTGTCAGTTCTATCAGTGCGAGCTGTTACCGAAGCAGTTCGCGACTTCACGTTAAAACGTGACGACGACATTTTTCGTCGCGTTTTAGATGCTCATCGTAAGCACTGCGTGGATTTCTTGCTTGAATCTAATGCCGAAACTCCAGAGGAAGTGAGTGACAGAATGAAACTGTGTAAGGAATCGCTAGACGCGGCTGACGCAGATCTTCTCAAGACTCTTATATCAACAGCGTCTAAGAAAGTAGAAGTTGCCACCAAGCAGTCTTCACTGGCGAAACACGAGTCGATTGTAGTATCAAGCGACGAAGAAGCGCCGGCAGGGCGAGGGCGCGGGAGGGGCGCGCGTGGTGGCCGTGGTCGTGGCCGCGGCCGTGGTCAAGC
- the LOC124544018 gene encoding protein lin-9 homolog — MADKWENNHNDEKNSSKFQYRIKDEPMETDLPDEDEEPPAFGPAALGLHRVGTKLPPKPAPSEPVQKLNARGMPARIRKKNRFIFVDDFVNTSPPRQSPKRTPKILAKTPNKQSSGKKQKSPTKTPKNVERNEDKVSNQSPDRKSGQRIGMRLRNLLKLPKAHKWVCFEYFYSNIDKALFDGENDFMICLKESFPQLTNKKLTQVQWAKIRRMMGKPRRCSQAFFAEERKELERKRKLIRYIQQRKTADICVKDLPNEIPMQLVVGTKVTARLRKPQDGLFTGCIDAVDTSNNTYRITFERPKLGTHSVPDYEVLSNEPPDTICLSSITQKFRPRYVMQEIFNLYQPTAPNKNNSQSDPMIGCNDLSKHFDSKIGSYPFPLLELIVKLNKILQAKKGKINRLKEYNCEAEKRKSFGQRMPEDFERKYAATVIDLERMNMDLQEYINEIQMYCQQIAPGPSLAAMLAPSHLREKCREEAAVLVEKNNNGSIKESNVIDLVTDLTALMLQVKSLSDSDQNAYELSVLQGTMDQIKMKLEPQYQRLFQNNVELHMQRIQMGLGQMISSSYMAGT; from the exons ATGGCggataaatgggaaa ACAATCATAACGATGAAAAAAATTCAAGCAAGTTTCAATATAGAATTAAAGATGAACCGATGGAGACTGATTTGCCCGATGAAGATGAAGAGCCTCCTGCTTTTGGACCGGCTGCTCTGGGACTTCACAGAGTGGGTACTAAATTACCGCCAAAACCAGCGCCAAGTGAACCAGTTCAGAAATTAAATGCCAGGGGAATGCCTGCCCGTATAcggaaaaaaaatagatttatattcGTTGATGACTTCGTTAATACCTCACCACCCAGGCAATCTCCAAAAAGAACTCCTAAGATACTGGCAAAAACACCTAACAAACAATCAAGTggcaaaaaacaaaaatctccAACAAAAACACCAAAGAATGTTGAAAGAAATGAAGATAAAGTGAGTAATCAATCACCAGATCGCAAGAGTGGTCAACGGATAGGTATGAGGCTGAGAAATCTGTTGAAATTGCCAAAAGCTCATAAGTGGGTTTGTTTTGAATACTTctacagtaacattgataaggCTCTCTTTGATGGTGAAAATGACTTTATGATTTGTCTTAAAGAATCATTTCCTCAGTTAACCAACAAGAAATTAACACAAGTTCAATGGGCTAAAATACGAAGAATGATGGGCAAACCTAGGAGATGTTCTCAAGCATTTTTTGCTGAAGAACGTAAAGAGcttgaaagaaaaagaaaattgatTAGATATATACAACAGCGAAAAACTGCTGATATATGTGTTAAAGATTTGCCTAATGAAATACCCATGCAATTAGTTGTAGGCACCAAAGTCACAGCAAGGTTACGCAAGCCTCAAGATGGTTTGTTCACAGGTTGTATTGATGCGGTTGATACATCTAATAATACATATAGAATCACATTTGAGAGGCCGAAACTGGGAACACATTCTGTCCCTGATTATGAAGTTTTGTCAAATGAACCACCTGACACTATATGTTTATCTAGCATAACTCAAAAATTTAGACCGCGATATGTAATGCAAGAAATCTTTAATCTCTACCAACCCACTGCTCCAAACAAGAATAATAGCCAAAGTGATCCCATGATTGGATGTAATGATTTGTCAAAACACTTTGATTCCAAAATAGGTAGTTATCCATTTCCACTATTGgaattaatagttaaattaaataagatattacAAGCTAAAAAGGGTAAAATTAATagattaaaagaatataattgtGAGGCAGAGAAGAGAAAATCCTTTGGTCAAAGAATGCCAGAAgattttgaaagaaaatatgcAGCAACTGTTATTGATCTTGAAAGAATGAACATGGATTTGcaagaatatataaatgaaatacaaatgtATTGTCAGCAAATTGCACCCGGGCCAAGCTTAGCTGCAATGTTGGCCCCTTCACATCTAAGAGAAAAATGTAGAGAAGAGGCAGCGGTTCttgtagaaaaaaataacaatgggTCTATTAAAGAATCAAATGTAATAGATCTTGTAACAGACCTGACTGCTTTAATGTTACAGGTTAAAAGTCTCTCAGATTCTGATCAAAATGCTTATGAATTAAGTGTCCTGCAAGGAACTATGGaccaaataaaaatgaaactagAGCCTCAATATCAAAGACTGTTTCAAAATAATGTAGAACTTCACATGCAAAGAATTCAGATGGGCCTAGGTCAAATGATATCAAGTAGTTATATGGCAGGTACATAA